The DNA window TGAAGGGGGGCGCACAGGTCGTCGAGGTCACACCTCGCCGCGAGACGCTCGAAGATCTGTTCCTTCGCCGTGCCCTTTAGGGCTTCCCCCGCCTGACGCCCTACGCCGAGCGCCGGATGCGGATTCAGGAACCTATCGGTTTCCCGCGCTGTCTCGCCAGGATAACTACAAGGGTACGCACCTCGTAGGCAGTCCTGCAGGATCCCAACCCACTGTCGGGCGGCCCTGATGGGCCCTCGCATGCTCCCCCCCGGGTATGCTCTACAGCCCTCCAACGACTGACACAGGGCCTCTGGATCGTCGCTCGGACTCCTCTCCGGAAGAGTCCGCGGAGACACGGCCCGAGGTCCCCGCCCCGCTCCACGGGGCGTCCTGTGCCCAGAACTATGCGGATTCGACCGCAGCGGAGGCGACGATGCTCCTGGAGGAGACCCGGAGGACGGCGATGCGACTTCGCATCATCGCCGAAGCCTCCGAACGCTTCGCCGAAGTTGGCCTCGATCTCTCCGCGCTGCTCCGAGAGGTCGCGCGCAAGATCACCGACGAGATCGGCGACATGGTGGTCGTCTGGATGCTGGCCGACGACGGCGGCGCGCTCGAGCCCGCGGCGATGCGACACCGTGACCCGCAGAGCCATGAGGCCCTGGTCGAGCTGCTTCGAGCCGTTCGGCTGCAGCCGGACGAGGGGCTGAACGGGCGGGCGATGGCCGCGGGGCAGAGCATCTTCCTCCCGCGCACCTCGACCGCCGACGTCCTCGCCGCCATCTCGACGAACCCCCGAGCGCATCCAGGGCGGCTGGGGATGCACAGCTTGATCGTTCTACCTCTCGTCGGGCGCGGGTGCGCCTTTGGCACCCTCGTGGTCGCCCGTTCACGCGGGAGCGCCGTCTTCTCGGAGGTCGACCGCGAGCTGCTCGAGGACCTCTCTCGCCGTGCAGGTGTCGCGATCGAGAACGCGCTGCTCTTCGCGAAGGAGCGAGAGGCGCGGCGTGCCGCCGAGGTCGCGCGGGAGCGGCTGACGTTGCTCGCGGACGCGACCACCCTCCTCGGCTCTTCGCTCGACGTGGAAGCGACCGTGGAATCGCTCGCGAGGCTGGTGCTACCGGGGTTCGCCGATCTGTGCATGGTCGATCTGCTGGACCTGGACGGTGGACGCTGGCACGTCGCGCTGGCGCATGTCGACCCACGAAAAGAGCGCCTTTTGCGCGTCGCGCGTGGACGACTCGACGATGGCGAGCGGAGCTGCGCCTCGCACTCGACCCTCGAAGAGCGGCGGCCTCTGCTCGACCAGCACCTGCCTCGGGTCGACGGGGGGGACGGGGGACCTCCGTCCCTGCGCGAGGACGACGAGCTGCTGGTCGCGCTCCGACAGGCGGGCGTCCGCTGGTCGATCTTGGTCCCGCTGTGGGCGCGTGGCCGCCCCGTGGGCATGATCTCGTTCGGTCGTGAGGTCGGTGCCGCCTATACCGACGAGGACACGACGTGGGCCGATGAGCTCGGGCAGCGGGTGGCGGTCGTGATCGACAACACCCGCTTGTTCCAGCACGCCCAGCAGGCGGTGCGGGTCCGGGACGATTTCCTCGGCATCGCCGGGCACGAGCTGAAGACGCCGCTCACCGCGCTTCAGCTCAGCCTGCAAGGCCTGGCGAGGCTCCCCTCGGTGGCTGGCGCGGGGGGCGAGCAGAACGTGGCATCCAGGCGGCTCGGGTCCTGCCTGCGTCAGGTCGACCGACTCGGGAAGCTGACCAACGAGCTGCTGGACGTCTCACGGATCACCTCGGGGCGTCTGTCGCTTCACCTCGAGAGCGTGGAGCTCACCGCGCTGGCCCGTGATGTCCTCGCTCGCATGGCGGACGAGCTGGCGCGCGCCGGGTGTGACGTGCGGCTCCGCGTGGAAGGCGAGCTGGTCGGT is part of the Chondromyces crocatus genome and encodes:
- a CDS encoding ATP-binding protein; this encodes MRLRIIAEASERFAEVGLDLSALLREVARKITDEIGDMVVVWMLADDGGALEPAAMRHRDPQSHEALVELLRAVRLQPDEGLNGRAMAAGQSIFLPRTSTADVLAAISTNPRAHPGRLGMHSLIVLPLVGRGCAFGTLVVARSRGSAVFSEVDRELLEDLSRRAGVAIENALLFAKEREARRAAEVARERLTLLADATTLLGSSLDVEATVESLARLVLPGFADLCMVDLLDLDGGRWHVALAHVDPRKERLLRVARGRLDDGERSCASHSTLEERRPLLDQHLPRVDGGDGGPPSLREDDELLVALRQAGVRWSILVPLWARGRPVGMISFGREVGAAYTDEDTTWADELGQRVAVVIDNTRLFQHAQQAVRVRDDFLGIAGHELKTPLTALQLSLQGLARLPSVAGAGGEQNVASRRLGSCLRQVDRLGKLTNELLDVSRITSGRLSLHLESVELTALARDVLARMADELARAGCDVRLRVEGELVGHWDRARVDQILSNLLSNAAKYGKGRPIELSLRRGEGTAQLVVRDEGIGVAPEDQGRIFERFERAVSERNYGGLGLGLWIVRQIVEVHGGAVRVDSAVGQGSTFTVELPLLDA